One window of the Xenopus tropicalis strain Nigerian chromosome 10, UCB_Xtro_10.0, whole genome shotgun sequence genome contains the following:
- the sstr2 gene encoding somatostatin receptor type 2 produces MEQDYSELSNTTELWFTSLSQLDIFGRVTPTNASISNSTTYYDMTSNAILTFIYFVVCIVGLCGNTLVIYVILRYAKMKTITNIYILNLAIADELFMLGLPFLAMQVALVHWPFGKAICRIVMTVDGINQFTSIFCLTVMSIDRYLAVVHPIKSAKWRRPRTAKMVNAAVWTVSLLVIMPIMTYAGVQSYHGRGSCTIIWPGNSSAWYTGFIIYAFILGFLVPLSIICLCYLFIIIKVKSSGIRVGSSKRKRSEKKVTRMVSIVVAVFIFCWLPFYIFNVSSVSLLIVPTPGLKAMWDFVVVLSYANSCANPILYAFLSDNFKKSFQNVLCLSKVSGMDEVDRSDSKQDKSRLNETTETQRTLLNGDLQTSI; encoded by the coding sequence ATGGAGCAGGATTACTCTGAGCTATCTAATACAACGGAACTCTGGTTCACCTCCTTATCACAGCTGGATATTTTTGGAAGAGTAACCCCAACCAATGCATCAATTAGTAACAGTACAACATACTATGACATGACAAGCAATGCCATCCTCacttttatttactttgttgttTGCATAGTAGGACTCTGTGGCAATACTCTAGTCATCTATGTCATTCTACGTTATGCCAAAATGAAGACTATTACCAATATCTATATACTCAATTTGGCAATCGCTGATGAGCTGTTCATGCTTGGCTTACCCTTTTTGGCCATGCAAGTGGCCTTGGTTCACTGGCCTTTTGGCAAAGCCATTTGTCGAATTGTAATGACAGTAGATGGAATAAACCAATTTACCAGTATATTCTGCCTGACAGTCATGAGCATAGATAGATACCTTGCTGTGGTTCACCCCATTAAATCTGCTAAGTGGAGAAGACCCAGGACAGCCAAAATGGTAAATGCTGCGGTATGGACAGTATCCCTTTTGGTAATCATGCCAATTATGACTTATGCTGGTGTGCAAAGTTATCATGGCAGAGGAAGCTGTACAATTATATGGCCTGGAAATTCTAGTGCCTGGTATACTGGGTTTATAATATATGCCTTTATACTAGGTTTTCTAGTACCACTTAGCATCATCTGCCTATGCTATCTCTTCATCATAATCAAAGTGAAATCATCAGGGATAAGAGTTGGCTCTTCTAAAAGAAAAAGATCAGAAAAAAAGGTTACTCGAATGGTGTCTATAGTTGTTGCAGTGTTTATCTTCTGCTGGCTTCCCTTCTACATCTTTAATGTATCTTCAGTGTCCCTTTTGATTGTGCCAACCCCAGGGCTAAAGGCCATGTGGGACTTTGTTGTGGTTCTGAGTTATGCCAACAGTTGTGCCAATCCAATTCTTTATGCTTTCCTTTCTGACAACTTTAAGAAGAGCTTTCAGAATGTGCTGTGCTTGTCAAAAGTCAGTGGCATGGATGAGGTGGACAGGAGCGACAGCAAACAAGACAAATCCAGGTTAAACGAGACCACAGAAACTCAGCGCACTTTGCTCAATGGAGACCTCCAAACTAGTATATGA